The Tautonia plasticadhaerens nucleotide sequence CCCGGATCCGCTGCGAACGGGCGAGGTGCTGACGTACGACATCACGCTCGACAACCGGTTCTTCGCGGCCTCGAACGTGATCCTGTCGATCTCGCTGCCCGACTCGGTCCAATTCGACGACACCGACCTCTCGATCCCGCCGGTCGCCAACGCCCAGGTCATCCGATCGGGCAATGACCTGACGATCATCATCCCCCAACTGGGGGACTTCTCAAGCCTCTCGATCACCCTGGACGTGGTGCCGAGCCTTCCGGAACTGCTGGTCTCCCAGTTCAGCGTGGCCAACGCCGACGACACCCAGCCCGGCAACAACTCGGCCACGACCATCACCCAGGTCACGCTGAGCCCCGACACCTCGGTCCTCAACTTCCGGACCCGCAATTACTCCATCTCCGAGTCCGGCGACCTCGCCACGATCGAGGTGGTCCGCTCCAACAATGCGGCCGGCACTGTCAGCGTCGATTACCAGACCTTCGACGACACGGCCACCGCCGGCGACGACTACGTCGCCTCCTCCGGCACCCTCACCTTCGGCCCCAACGAGCTGACGAAGACCTTCACCATCCCGATCCTCAACAACGAGGTCGTCGACGCCAACCGGACCGTCCGCCTCGGCCTGAGCAATGCCACCGGCACGGGGATCGTCGGCGTCCCGTCCCTGGCCACGCTGACGATCTTCGACGACGACCCGGTGCCCGCCCAGCCCCAGTTCCTGCAGTTCTCCCAGGCGAGCTCGACCGTCCAGGAGAACGGCGGCGAGGCCAAGATCGTCGTCCGGCGGACCGGGGGCATCGACGGGGTCGTCTCGATCCCCTACTCCACCGCCCCCGGCTCCGCCGTCCCCGGGGAGGACTTCACCCCCGTCAGCGGCATGCTGACCTTCCTGAGCGGGGAGACGGAGAAGACGATCGTCGTCCCGGTGATCGACAATGCCGAGGTCGACGGCAACCGCGACTTCCTCGTCAGCCTCGGTCAGGGGACCGGCGCCGCGGCCGGGACGCCGAGCCAGGCCCGCATCACGATCGTCGATGACGAGTCGCCGCCCGCCGGCTCCTTCGAGTTCTCCATGGCCGGCTACACCGTCTCCGAGGCCGACGGCCGGGCGACGATCACCGTGACCCGGAGCGGCGGATCGGGCCCGGCCTCCGTCTCCTATGCCACCGTCCCCGGCACCGCCCGGCCGGGCGAGCGCTACCAGCCGGCCTCCGGCACCCTGGAGTTCGGCCCCGGGGAGACGGTGAAGACCTTCACCGTCGACCTGATCGACACGCCGGGCTTCGTCGGCCCCCAGACCGTGATCCTCGAGCTGACCCCCGGGGACGGCGCCTCCCTCGGGGCCATCGGCCGGGCGATCCTGACGATCACCGACGACGAGGCCGCCCCCCAGGGAGTCTTCCAGTTCGACACCTCGTCGATCGTCGTCGACGAGGCGGCCGGGGTGGCCCGCCTGACCGTCATCCGGGCGGGCGGCGCCTTCGACGCGGCGAGCATCGGCGTGGCCACGGCCGTCGGCAACGCCGTCGCGGGGACCGATTACGAATCGATCGCCGTCCGGCTGACCTTCGCCCCCGGCGAGACCTCGAAGACCGTCGAGATCCCGATCCTCGACAACGATGACTTCGACGGCGACCGCGCCTTCGGCGTCTTCCTCGGCTACCCCGAGGGGAACGCGGCGATCGGCGACCCCGGCTCGGCGGTCGTGCTCATCCGGGACAACGACCCCGACCCGATCGTGCCTTTCGTGACCGACGTCCGATCGATCGGCTTCGGCGGGTCGATCTCGACCGTGGCCATCTTCTTCAACAAGGCGATGGCCCCGGAGTCGGCCCTCTCCCCGGGCAACTACGTCGCGGTCGCCCACGGACGGGACGGGGTGCTCGGCACCGCCGACGACCGCTCGATCCCGATCGCCGGGGTGGGCCGGTCGGACGACGGGCTGGCCGTGGCCCTCTCGCTCGCCTCGGCGGTCCCCCAGGGGGAGTTCCTCACCGTGGCCGTCAACGGCCTTGCCGGCGGACTCACCGACGCCTCGGGCAGCCTGCTCGACGGCGACGGGGACGGCGTGGCCGGGGGCAACTTCTCGACGTCCCTGGTCCGGGCCTCCGGCCGCTTCAGCTACCGGGACACCGACGGCGACCTGATCACCTACGCCGCCACCGGCGGCGGCGTGGTCGAGGTCACCCGGGGTGCCCCCGGCACCGGCGACGTCGTCCGGGTCCTCGACGCCGTCCCCGGCCGGACGGTCCTCCGGGGCCAGGTCGTCCGCCAGCGGGGCGGAGACGGGCTGGCGCTGATCCGCCGGCTCGAGGGAATCGACCCCTTCGGTCGGGTCCGATCCGCCCTCCGCACCCCTCCCTTCGTCGACCTCAGCCAGATCGCCCCGGCCGCGGTCGACGCGATCCTCGCCTCCCAGGCCCGCCGCACTCGGCGCTGATCTCCTCTCCCCGCCCACCCGCTCCCCCGTCTTCGGGAGGGCGGATGGGCGGGGCCCGGGTGAGGGAGCCTCGGACGACACGAAGGGCCCCGCACCCCACGCCCGCCCCCATCTGCGGCGGAGTGGGTCGCCGGGGCCGGGTGAGGGGGACTGCTACTGCTGCACTCACCCCGATCCCTCCGTCGCCCCATGTGCTGCCCGGACGGCCGACCGATCCCGCCCGCTTGACGCCTCGCCCTGCGCGGTCCCATGATCGATCTCGACTCCGAGACGCGATCGACGGGAGAGCCACGCATGACCTCCGGCGCGATAGGCCGGGCGATGATCGGCCTCTTGGCCCTCGCCATGGCGACCTCGACGGCGACGGCAGGAGTCGGCGATCCCCAGGTGTCGACCGACCACCCGTGGTACCCGGGTGAACTCGCCTGCTCGACGTTCGACCGGCTTTTCGCCTCGCAAGCCGTCGCATTCGAGCGCCTGATGGGTCGTCCGCCCGGCTCGGACGAGGATCGTTCGCTCGCCTCCTGGCTGTGGCGGTCCACGCACTACTGGCACGGCCAGCCTGCGGACCTCGACCTCTGGGGCTTCGGCTTCGGCACCGGCCCGGACCCGACGATCCGGGAATACTGGACCGGCCTGTTCGCCTTCGGCTTCGGCCTCTGCGGCACGACTCACGCCCAGTGGTGCGCCGAGATCGAGGAGCTGCTCGGCCACGCCCGGGGGCGGGTCGTCGGCGTCCGGGGCCACAATAGCTTCGAAGCCTGGTTGACGGGCGGCCCTTACGGGGGAGGCCGCTGGGCCCTGCTCGACCACGACATCTGCACCGTCGTCTTCGACCCCGAAGGCCGCCGCCTGCTGTCGATCCCCGAGATCCGGGCCGACCTCGACACCCTGGCCGACCCGTCCCACCTCCCCGACCGCCAGCGGGGCTGGCCCCTGGGGGGCCTGCACCCCGACGACCCGGAGGCCTACGACCGCTACACCACGGCCGAGTACCTCGCCGGCTACGCCTCGGCGCCGCCGATGGTCCACCTCCGACGCGGCGAGGTCCTGCGCCGCTACCCCGAGCCCGGCCTCGACGACGGCCGGACCTTCGCCTTCTGGGGCCTCAACGACCGGAACGGCGACCTCCCCGGGCCGGAGCGCAGCCGGACGTTCGTCAACCAGCCCGACCGCGTCTTCCGGAACCCCGAGGGCTCCGGCTACCGACCCGGCCAGGCCCGGTTCGCCAACGCCGTCTACCGCTACGCCCCCGACTTCGGCTCCGGGGACTACCGAGAGGGGGTCGTCGCCGAGGACGAGTCCTCCGTCACCTTCTCCTTCTCCACCCCCTATGTCATCGCCGCCTCGCCGCCCGACGACGAGCCCTGGGGCGTCCTCGACGACGGCTGCCGCAACGGGCTGGTCGTCCGAGGGTGGGTCGATTGCCCCGTCTCCGTCTCGATCGACGACGGCCGGACCTGGCTCGACGCCGGGCGGCTCGACGCCGGGGCCCTCGACCTGACGGACCTCGTCAAGGGGCGTCAGCACTACCTGATCCGGTTCGGGGCGGGGGCCGAGGCCCTCGCCGACGCGGGGCTCTCCTGGATGACCGTCTGCCAGGCGAACTCCTCCGTCCTCCCCCGGCTCACCGACGACGGGAGCGCGGTGACCTTCCTCGCCTCGGGCCGCGCCGTCACCTCCGCCGGGCCGGTGGTCGAGCATGCCCGGACGCACCTGGTCTCGGGGAGCTTCGACTCCCCCCGGGCCACCCTCTCCCTCTCCACCCCGAGTGGTGAGAAGGCCGTCGCCGTGCACGCCTCGGCCCACGTCCGTTCGGGCAACCCTCCCGACCCGGAGGTCACCTACGCGATCGACTGTTCTACCGACGGCGGCATCTCCTGGCGCCCGCTCGCCTCCGACTGGGCCATCCCGCGACGCGGCGAGGAGCCCGACGATTTCTGGTCGCAGAGCTTCTGCTGGGGATCGGCCCCGATCGGGGCCGACGACGCCTCCTCCGTGCTCGTCCGCTTCTCCAACACCGGCGGCAAGCCCTACGCGCGATGCGAGGCCCAGCTCGTTTACCAGATCCCTTCGCCCGACTGGACCCGGGTCACCTTCGCCTGGTCCGACGACTCCGGCGACCGCTCGCATGCCGAGGTCGTCCCGGGTGGCGAGCAGGCGACCTGGGTCGTTCCCACCGGCTCCGGCGTCCAAACGCGCTGGGTCGAGTTCGAGCCCGTCGCCGGGACGCGGGAATAGACGCGGCGGATCACGTGGATCGCCGACGCACAGGCCCCCAGGATCAGGCCGGCCCCGAATCCGAGGGAGATGCCGAACAGCCCGCCCAGCCAGATCAACGCGACGAGGCCGTCGAGCCGGACGGGCCCCCCTCCCTGGAACACGACGGAGGCCGCCAACGGGGCGGCCACGCCGACGACCCCTCCGGCGGTGACGCTCCCGAAGACGCCACTCCCGCCCCGCCTCCGCCCCCGGATGAACCCGAAGCCGATCGCGCCGAAATACATCGACACCGTCACGACCACCTCGAGGGGGGCCCCTCGGAGCCGAATCATCCCGGCCATCACCACGCCCAGCACCGCGACGCCGATCATGAGCCGACCAATCGTCCACCGCCGTCGGCCCGGGTGTTGCTCGGCGGCCGATCGCATCGCATGATCCTCCAGAGAATCCCCCGACCGATCGTGCCGAGGCCAGTCGACCGATGTCCAACGATACCCGAGGCGAGGTCGCATCGCTCTGGACCTTCCTCCCCTATGCGTCCCCGATGCTGGCGTACGTGCTGCTCACCCAGGCCGAGGCGTACATCCCGGAAGGCCGCCAGGAGGCGTGGTATCCGATCGCCTATGCGATCAAGGTGGCGATCGTCCTGGTGATCATGCTGCTCGGACGGTCGGCGTTCCGGGACCTGAGGCCGGTGCCGGGGCCGGGGGGGTGGGCCCTGGCGGTGGGCATCGGGCTGGGGGTGACGGCCCTCTGGGTGGGGCTCGACGGGATTTACCCCCCCCTGCCCTTCCTGGGGGGGACTCGGGAGGGGTACGACCCGAGCGTGCTCTCCCCGGCGGCGCGATGGGCCTTCATCGCGGTCCGGATGGTCGGCCTGGTCGCGCTGGTGCCGGTCTTCGAGGAGCTATTCTGGCGGTCGTTCCTGATGCGGGTGGTGATCGATACCGACGACTTCCGACGCGTGCCGATCGGCACGGTCACGCCGCTGGCCGCGGCGATCACGTCGGTCGGCTTCATGCTCGTGCACCCGGAATGGCTGCCCGCCCTGCTGACCGGCCTGGCCTGGGCCTGGCTGTTGCACCGGACCAGGAGCGTCTCGGCCTGCGTCGTCAGCCACCTCGTCGCGAACCTGGCGCTGGGCGTCTATGTGCTGGCGACCGGGGCCTATCGCTTCTGGTAACGGAGAGGAAGAGGGCGGGGCACGTCGCCCGAAGGCGTTTCCCCCCCGGCACGACGGGCGATCCGACCCTTCCCGCAAGACCATGCAATCGGCATAATGGATCGATCGGGCGAGCACGCGACCGATCGGGACCGGGCCCTCCTTCGGCCTCGTCCCTCGACGGCTCCCGATCTCCCTTCCCCCCTTCCCGAGCCGGAGGACGAACACCGATGAGACGCACCATCGCGACGCGAGGCGGGCTGCCGGCCGTCGCCCTTTCCGTGCTGATGGCCGGCTGCGGAGGGGGCTCCGGTGGCGGCGACGAGACTCCGGTCGTCGACATGAGGGATCCCTCCTTCTCCGGCCCCGGCGGCGGCGCCCCGGCCCCGGCGGCCGCCCCACCGGCCCAGGCCGCCCCCGTCCCGGGTGCCCCGGCCGGCTTCGCACCGGCCGGCCCCGCGGGAGGGATGGTCGCGGAGAACGCCCCGCGGGGCGGCACTCCGATCGGCGGGCCGGCCGCCGCGGTGGCCGGATCGGGGGGGCCGGTCGCCGGGGGCGCCTCGGCGCCGGTCGCCCCCACGCCGACCGGCGGCGGGGCCGCCGCCGGCGACCTCGCGTTGAACGAGATGCTCTCGGCGGCGAACGCCGCCAACGACCCCGGGGCCGCCCGAGGTCAATCGGACTCCTCGGGGGCTCCCTCGCAGGGCTCCGGCCCCCCTGGCAGGCCCGGTGACCCCGGCTCGTCGGGCATGATGGCCATGATGGCCGGCCAGGGGGGCATGATGGGCCCCAACTCCTCCGGCTCGGCGATCCCCGGGATGGCACCGGGGATGGCACCCGGGCCCGGCCGGGGGGGCAGCGAGTACGGGGAATACGGCATGCAAGGCCCCTCGGCCGGCCAGGCCGGGCAATTCGGGCCCGGCGGGCAGGGCGGCTTCGAGGGCGGGTTCGGCGGCCAGCCCGGCATGCTCGGCCCGGGAGCCGGAGGCGCGGCCGAGCCCGCCGACTTCGAGTCCCCCCAGGGGGCCGTCGAGGCGTTCCTCGCCGCGATCGAGGCCAAGGATATCCAGCGCCTCCAGGAGGCCACCGCCCTGCGGGCCCCCCAGCAGGCCGAGACCGCCGCCCGCCGCAAGGCCTTCCAGGCGATCCGGGAGATGAGCCTCACCCCCGAGGAGTTCGACACCATCGCCGAGAACATGGACGGCTTCGAGATCGCCCGGATGGGCCGGGCGACCGAGGTCGGGATGCTCAGCTTCATCCTCCAGAAGGAGGGGGAATTCGGCAGCACGCTCCTGCGCACCATCGACGTCCGCAAGGAACGGAGCGGCTGGAAGGTCCTCGACGTGTCCGGCATCTCCGAGATCAAGGCGCTCGGCGGCCGGGCGAGGGAGCAGGCCAAGAATAAGAACCAGGGCGGCTCCGGCAACAATTGAGCGAGCCTCGACGGCCAGGCAACGCGGGAAGGCGGCGGCACCCCGGCGAAGTTTCCCGGTCACGCCGTTTGAAACAATGACGCGATCGCCTTGAGCGAATTGCCCCCCGGCCTCCGGGAAAAACCGAGGGTCGGGGGCATTTTTCCTCAAGTTCTCGCCTTGAACCGCGAGCGAATCCGCCGAATCTGGCAGTTGGCACCAGGGCTGCAAGAGGCCCGGCCATCACCTCTTGCCATTCCGACGCAGGATGCGATGGAATCGGTTCTCGGAGCCCGGCCGGGCATGCCCCGGGCCGACGTTCCCCGGCGCCCCAAGGAAGGAGTGGTCATGGACTGGACCTCGTCCCGCCCCGGCATCGTCTTCGATCTACTGGTCATCCTGTTCCAGGTCTTCGGCGTCCTGGCCCTGGTGCTCTCCCGGCTCTTCGCCACCCCCCGATGGTCCGAGCGCGGGCAGTGGGCCTTCATGGTGGCGGTGGTGGGCCTCGGCGTGGCCGGGGCCCTGAGCGGCAACCAGGATTCGGAGTTCGGGCTCTTCGCCGGGCTGACGATGACGACCCTGCTCATCGGCATGACCGTCGGCGGCGGCCGTGACGCCGCCGACACCCCGGCCGTCTGGGCGGCGCCGGAGGGTCAACCCGGCTCGTGATCGGGCCGGATCCGGGCCGACCTGCCCGACAGGTTTGACTGACCGATCCCATCCTCATCGGGGCCGCCAGGCCCCGGCGTTTTTCCCGCCGACGCGGTCCTCCGCGACCCGATTCAAGGCACCAGCGTTCGCTCGTCGGCCCGGAGCCGACCCGCCAGGGAGAGACCCCGGACCATCCGGCCCGGGGGGACTTCCCGGTCGCGGGTCTCCTCGGGGCCCGAAGCCCGGCTCGGGGCCGGGACCCGGCCATCCGGGACGGCGGGCGGAACGGACCGGGCGTCGCCCCCGCAAGGTGCCCGGTCTGGTGTTCGATCGGCCATCGGCGGGAAAGGATGGACAGGACATGATCGCGATGCAGAAACGGATTTCGATCGCATCGGGCGTGCTGGCCGCGATCGTCGCCGCGGCGTCCCCGGCCCTGGCCGGGGATCGGGCCTCCAACCAGCAGACCGCCGACGCCGTGGCCGCGGCCCTGCGCTCCGTCCCGGCGCTCTGGGGCCAGCAGGTCTCGATCGAGGCCAAGGACAGCGTCGTCACGCTCTCCGGCACCGTCGCCGATGCCGGCCAGCGCGACGCGGCCATCGAGCGGGCCCGCTACCTCCCCGGCGTCTCGGCCATCGTCGACGCGATCCGCGTCGGCAACGACGCCAACGCCCAGCCCACCCAGTACCAGGTCGCCATGGGCGGCCACGGCCACGGCGGGATGGGCGGCACCGTCTACGACGGCGGCGCGACGATCGGCGGCGCCCCGATGATGGGCGGCACCGTGGTCGGCGACGCCGGCATGTCCGGCCCGCTGCCCGAGGGCCCGGCCGGGTTCGGCGGCGCCACCCAGGCGTCGTCCCCCGGCTACCCCAACTACGCGTGGCCCAGCTACGCCCCGCACCCCAACTTTTCGGCCGTCGGCTACCCGACGGCCTATCCCTGGCAGGCGTGGCCGAACATCGGCCCGTTCTACCCGTACCCGGAGGTCCCCCTCGACTGGCGCGCGGTGACGCTGCGGTGGGATGACGGCATCTGGTTCCTCGACTTCAAGAAGCACTACACCCGGCCGTTCTTCACGCCCTACCCGTTCGGCTTGTTCGCGTACTGAGATCGGACCACCGGTCCCCGACCCGGGTCGGGTGCGGCTCGCCGAGGGGCGTTTTCCCGACGCCCCCGGCGGCCCCCGCCCCCGGGGACCGGCCCGATCTGCCGACCGGGGCCCCGTGCAATGGCGGGGGGAGGCACTTCCGAACGCCCGGGGCCGGGTTGTCGCTTCGGCGGCATCCCGGCCCCGGGTCGTTTCAATTGATCGGGGACGACGGGCCGATCCGGCGCCCGAGGCCCCGTCTCCCGTCCCGCGAGCGGGCTGCGTCCCTGAGACGCGGAGGCCCCCGCCCGATCAGGCCCGACGCCCGGTCCCCGGGCGGTCGGACGAGTCGGCTCAGTTCGCCGGCGGCTCGATCTCCAACTCGGTCGATTCCTCCTCCATGATGGGGGCTTCGGCCGCGTCGTCGATCTCGGCGGCGTCGACCGGCGGGCCTTCCATCCCGCCGCCGACCGGGGCCTCGTCGACGGGGGGGACGGCCTCGTCGCCGCCGCAGCCGGGGAAAATGACCAGGGCGCCGAGCAGCGCGACGAGCGAGATGGTCGAGATGAGCGTCTTCACGGGGTGTCCCTCTCAAGCGGTGCCGATGCGGGGAAAGGCCGCCGTTCTCGACCGGCCGGCCCGCCCCCCGCGGGGCTTGTAGCTTGGCGACCGGCCGGGGCTTCCGCAAGGAGGGAGCCCGAGGTTTTTCGGATCGCCGACGAGGCCGACGTCAGAGGACCCCGGCGGTCATCTCAGTCAAGGCCCGGAGCAGCGTCTCGATCTCCTCGGCCGAGTTGAACGGGCCGGGGCTGAGCCGGAGGGTGCCGTCGGGGAAGGTGCCCAGCGCCTGGTGGATGTACGGGGCGCAGTGCAGCCCGGCACGGACGGCGATGCCGTGCGACGAGTCCAGCGCCATCGCCAGGTCCTGCGAGGGGAAGGCCTCCGGGTCCGGAGGGATGAGCGACAGGGCCCCGACGTGGGTCGCCGGGTCCCAACGGCCCGCCACGCGCCAGCCGTCGCCGTTCCCCTCGACCCAGTCGATCACCTTCTGGAGCAGGCCCACCTCATGGGCCCGGTTCGCCTCCGGGCCCCGATCGGCCACCCAGCGGACCCCCTCGGCCAGCCCGGCGACCCCCAGCACGTTGGGCGTCCCCCCCTCGAGGCGATACGGCAGTTCCTCGGGCTGGACCGGGTGCTTCGAGTCGCCCCCGGTCCCTCCCTCTCGCCAGACCCGGAGGTCGGCCCGGGGCCCGACATACAGGGCCCCGGTGCCGGTCGGGCCGTAGAGGGCCTTGTGCCCGGGGAAGGCGAGCAGGTCGATCGGCGTGGCCCTCAGGTCGATCGGCACGACGCCGGCCGACTGGGCCGCGTCGACCAGCAGCAGCGCCCCGGCCTCCCGGACGATCGGGGCGATCGCCTCGATCGGTTGCACGGTCCCCAGCACGTTGGCCGCGTGCGTCAGGGCGACGAGCCGGGTCTTCGGCGAGAGCGCCGCCCGCAGCTCGTCCGGGTCGAGGTAGCCGTCATGCGAGGCCAGCCGGGTCAGGGAGATCATCCCCCCCAGCTCCATCGCCACCAGCGGCCGGCTGATCGAGTTGTGCTCCAGGTCAGAGGTGATCACGTGGTCGCCGGGGTTGATCGCCCCCTTCATGGCGATGTTCAGCGCGTCGGTGCCATTGAGCGTGAAGACCCAGCGCTCGGGGGCTTCCCCGTTGAAGAACCGATTGAGCGTGTGCCGGGCCTGGTCGAGCGTCCGCTCGGCCTCGGTCGCCATCCGGTGCCCCGAACGGCCCGGGTTGGCCAGGTGCGATCGGGCGAAGCGGTCGAGCGCCTGGTAGACCGGCTCGGGCTTGGGGAAGCTGGTGGCGGCGTTGTCGAGGTAGATCATCGGATGGGTCCAGGGGGAGGGTCCGGGCGAGGGCGGGGCTGGCCCGGAAGGGGCCGGGCGTCGATCAATTGCCCACGAACTGGGCGTACAGG carries:
- a CDS encoding Calx-beta domain-containing protein, whose amino-acid sequence is MSSLPLGRRRAGLRPRVSKSRPSVEALEQKQLLATFTVTSNASSGTGTLRQAIVDANAAAGADLIDFNLPTGQRTIVLDQADGQLPEIVDPVTISGSVAVGTGLPSIELSGQNVSGDGLRLSAGSSVVRGLAINRFSGAGIRISSRGGNLVESVHLGTDVAGNNDLGNTGPGLFIGSANNTIGGVGNSGRVLSSGNSGDGIQFLGVDASGNVVTNTYIGMDRAGGRAIPNEGQGLLLSGASANTIGGTTTATRNVISGNSLSGVAMIPGSNNNVIQGNLIGVAADGTSDLGNLNHGVFIDGANDNTIGGNFAGAGNLIANNGGTDSQFNGVTVEAGTGNTILTNRIVDNAGLGIDLGGDGQTPNDDFDADTGPNGLQNYPVLFGAFSNSTETNIQGLLQSTPNTVFTLQFFENIAADVSGFGEGRRLLGETTITTDANGLFLYSLDFNPPASVGSFITATATSPTGDTSEFSAAVEVQDGFFRFVDVALSVNDTPDPLRTGEVLTYDITLDNRFFAASNVILSISLPDSVQFDDTDLSIPPVANAQVIRSGNDLTIIIPQLGDFSSLSITLDVVPSLPELLVSQFSVANADDTQPGNNSATTITQVTLSPDTSVLNFRTRNYSISESGDLATIEVVRSNNAAGTVSVDYQTFDDTATAGDDYVASSGTLTFGPNELTKTFTIPILNNEVVDANRTVRLGLSNATGTGIVGVPSLATLTIFDDDPVPAQPQFLQFSQASSTVQENGGEAKIVVRRTGGIDGVVSIPYSTAPGSAVPGEDFTPVSGMLTFLSGETEKTIVVPVIDNAEVDGNRDFLVSLGQGTGAAAGTPSQARITIVDDESPPAGSFEFSMAGYTVSEADGRATITVTRSGGSGPASVSYATVPGTARPGERYQPASGTLEFGPGETVKTFTVDLIDTPGFVGPQTVILELTPGDGASLGAIGRAILTITDDEAAPQGVFQFDTSSIVVDEAAGVARLTVIRAGGAFDAASIGVATAVGNAVAGTDYESIAVRLTFAPGETSKTVEIPILDNDDFDGDRAFGVFLGYPEGNAAIGDPGSAVVLIRDNDPDPIVPFVTDVRSIGFGGSISTVAIFFNKAMAPESALSPGNYVAVAHGRDGVLGTADDRSIPIAGVGRSDDGLAVALSLASAVPQGEFLTVAVNGLAGGLTDASGSLLDGDGDGVAGGNFSTSLVRASGRFSYRDTDGDLITYAATGGGVVEVTRGAPGTGDVVRVLDAVPGRTVLRGQVVRQRGGDGLALIRRLEGIDPFGRVRSALRTPPFVDLSQIAPAAVDAILASQARRTRR
- a CDS encoding CAAX prenyl protease-related protein, encoding MSNDTRGEVASLWTFLPYASPMLAYVLLTQAEAYIPEGRQEAWYPIAYAIKVAIVLVIMLLGRSAFRDLRPVPGPGGWALAVGIGLGVTALWVGLDGIYPPLPFLGGTREGYDPSVLSPAARWAFIAVRMVGLVALVPVFEELFWRSFLMRVVIDTDDFRRVPIGTVTPLAAAITSVGFMLVHPEWLPALLTGLAWAWLLHRTRSVSACVVSHLVANLALGVYVLATGAYRFW
- a CDS encoding BON domain-containing protein, translated to MQKRISIASGVLAAIVAAASPALAGDRASNQQTADAVAAALRSVPALWGQQVSIEAKDSVVTLSGTVADAGQRDAAIERARYLPGVSAIVDAIRVGNDANAQPTQYQVAMGGHGHGGMGGTVYDGGATIGGAPMMGGTVVGDAGMSGPLPEGPAGFGGATQASSPGYPNYAWPSYAPHPNFSAVGYPTAYPWQAWPNIGPFYPYPEVPLDWRAVTLRWDDGIWFLDFKKHYTRPFFTPYPFGLFAY
- a CDS encoding aminotransferase class V-fold PLP-dependent enzyme, which codes for MIYLDNAATSFPKPEPVYQALDRFARSHLANPGRSGHRMATEAERTLDQARHTLNRFFNGEAPERWVFTLNGTDALNIAMKGAINPGDHVITSDLEHNSISRPLVAMELGGMISLTRLASHDGYLDPDELRAALSPKTRLVALTHAANVLGTVQPIEAIAPIVREAGALLLVDAAQSAGVVPIDLRATPIDLLAFPGHKALYGPTGTGALYVGPRADLRVWREGGTGGDSKHPVQPEELPYRLEGGTPNVLGVAGLAEGVRWVADRGPEANRAHEVGLLQKVIDWVEGNGDGWRVAGRWDPATHVGALSLIPPDPEAFPSQDLAMALDSSHGIAVRAGLHCAPYIHQALGTFPDGTLRLSPGPFNSAEEIETLLRALTEMTAGVL